One window of Candidatus Phytoplasma solani genomic DNA carries:
- a CDS encoding ABC transporter permease, giving the protein MKLHFKPKLINILYIIIVLGFIYLPIASLIIFSFNKSEGRVASLVNWQGFSWQWYQKLLDDKTIKASIIITLKIAFLTTIISTFLGTFAAISLAQSLKKKWRHMILNVSNFSIVVPEIITALSLFVVFGFLRLDSSFWKMLLAHISFCTPFVVITVYPKVISLDPYCLEAAYDLGATPFKALTKVILPQLKGAMLIGATLAFTLSFDDFIISYFVGGAECQNISSYIYSLKGTINPTINALSTILIVLTSCKVILNFMKQKKVDRQK; this is encoded by the coding sequence ATGAAACTTCATTTTAAGCCAAAATTAATCAATATTTTATATATTATCATAGTTTTGGGCTTTATTTATTTACCGATTGCATCTTTAATTATTTTTTCTTTTAATAAAAGTGAAGGAAGAGTTGCTTCTTTGGTTAATTGGCAAGGTTTTAGTTGGCAATGGTATCAAAAACTTTTAGATGATAAAACCATTAAAGCATCTATTATAATCACTTTAAAAATTGCTTTTTTAACCACTATTATATCTACGTTTTTAGGTACTTTTGCAGCCATTAGTTTAGCTCAAAGTTTGAAAAAAAAATGGCGTCATATGATTTTAAATGTTAGTAATTTTTCGATTGTTGTTCCTGAAATTATTACAGCTTTATCTTTATTTGTTGTTTTTGGTTTTCTTCGTTTAGATTCATCTTTTTGGAAAATGCTTTTAGCTCACATTTCTTTTTGTACTCCTTTTGTAGTAATTACTGTTTATCCAAAAGTTATAAGTCTTGATCCTTATTGCCTTGAAGCAGCTTATGATTTAGGTGCAACCCCTTTCAAGGCTTTAACAAAAGTGATTTTACCGCAATTAAAAGGAGCAATGTTAATTGGGGCTACTTTAGCTTTTACTTTATCTTTTGATGATTTTATTATTTCTTATTTTGTGGGTGGGGCAGAATGTCAAAATATTTCATCTTATATTTATAGTCTTAAAGGGACAATTAATCCCACCATTAACGCTTTATCTACCATTTTAATTGTTTTAACTAGTTGCAAAGTTATTCTTAATTTTATGAAACAAAAAAAGGTTGATAGACAAAAATGA
- a CDS encoding ABC transporter ATP-binding protein gives MKTLITLKDLTKVFDNQLILRGINLEIKQNEFVTLLGPSGCGKTTILRIIGGFENPSSGEVLFQQKNILNVAAHKRPINTVFQKYALFSHLNVFENLAFGLRLKDFNTPNKEKLKKIEEKHHDNTKELIKIWQKELALALTLEQKKATDQKFKEQKELLIQQFKTTTNLLKKSFIDSKKKEIEIQKEVFKYLKIMGLQGLEKRTIEQLSGGQQQRVAIARALINKPQVLLLDEPLSNLDLKLKQEMQYELKEIQKNAGITFLFVTHDQEEAFTMSDKVVVMNHGEIQQIGTPQEIYNEPANRFVAQFVGESNLIQGVMKDDNLVYFDHQNFACVDKGFRKNEKVDIVIRPEDIDIVTKGQGLISGIVESVVFKGVHWEIDVKTDQRTYTIQTTDHVKVNKEVDITFNPEDIHVMEIWQ, from the coding sequence ATGAAAACATTAATTACTTTAAAAGATTTAACTAAAGTTTTTGATAATCAATTAATTTTACGAGGGATTAATTTAGAGATTAAACAAAATGAATTTGTGACTTTATTAGGACCTTCTGGCTGTGGCAAAACTACTATTTTGCGTATTATTGGTGGTTTTGAAAATCCTAGTAGTGGTGAAGTTTTGTTTCAGCAAAAAAATATTTTAAATGTGGCCGCTCACAAAAGACCAATTAATACGGTTTTTCAAAAATATGCTTTATTTTCTCATTTAAATGTTTTTGAAAACCTCGCTTTTGGTTTACGTTTAAAAGATTTTAATACTCCAAACAAAGAAAAATTAAAAAAGATAGAAGAAAAACACCATGATAACACAAAAGAATTAATTAAAATATGGCAAAAAGAATTAGCTTTAGCTTTAACTTTAGAGCAAAAAAAAGCAACTGATCAAAAATTTAAAGAACAAAAAGAACTTTTAATTCAACAATTTAAAACAACAACTAACTTATTAAAAAAAAGTTTTATTGATTCAAAAAAAAAAGAAATAGAAATTCAAAAAGAAGTTTTTAAATATTTAAAAATCATGGGTTTACAAGGATTAGAAAAAAGAACAATTGAGCAATTATCAGGAGGACAACAACAACGAGTTGCAATTGCAAGAGCCTTAATTAATAAACCGCAAGTTTTATTGTTAGATGAGCCTTTATCTAATCTTGATTTGAAGTTAAAACAAGAAATGCAATATGAACTCAAAGAAATTCAAAAAAATGCTGGTATTACTTTTTTATTTGTCACTCACGATCAAGAAGAAGCTTTTACAATGAGTGATAAAGTAGTTGTTATGAATCACGGAGAAATTCAACAAATAGGCACTCCGCAAGAAATTTATAATGAACCTGCTAACCGTTTTGTAGCTCAATTTGTGGGAGAATCTAATTTAATTCAAGGGGTGATGAAAGATGATAATTTAGTTTACTTTGATCATCAAAATTTTGCTTGTGTTGACAAGGGTTTTCGTAAAAATGAAAAAGTTGATATTGTTATTCGCCCTGAAGATATTGATATTGTTACCAAAGGTCAAGGGTTAATTTCAGGAATTGTTGAATCCGTTGTTTTTAAAGGAGTTCATTGGGAAATTGATGTTAAAACTGACCAAAGAACATATACCATTCAAACAACAGATCATGTGAAAGTTAATAAAGAAGTTGATATTACTTTTAATCCAGAAGATATTCATGTTATGGAGATTTGGCAATGA
- a CDS encoding DUF2963 domain-containing protein has product MFIPTVKQFVSNPTDSTKKTQFQSIKQFGNTYEHNKDVAVIKTIWFHSDEKTIKRIVECDTTTWDFLQTNNSDSELLKKTK; this is encoded by the coding sequence ATTTTTATTCCGACGGTAAAACAATTTGTTTCCAACCCGACCGACTCAACCAAAAAAACACAATTCCAATCAATAAAACAATTTGGTAACACCTATGAACACAACAAAGACGTAGCCGTAATCAAAACAATTTGGTTCCATTCCGACGAAAAAACAATCAAACGTATCGTCGAATGCGACACAACTACATGGGATTTTTTACAAACTAACAATTCAGATAGTGAATTGTTAAAAAAAACTAAATAA
- a CDS encoding ABC transporter permease subunit, whose product MHNHNMYYEKGHYISGCDILLSKDLAQKLGKKLVVKHFDSLSGMSDALNEGQIDIMIGALNSTEKRKENYDALEFAKVKVSALIQDDMFLNVGDESKLNDLQLNPNHTKVQKIPNYKPIISSLKNSYYHNSETLKSPDYETKFNSPDELFRDTLAKLYDSFNDKAIDVCVIDQIAAMILPYKHILLKDKNLQQPNYAIFTKKDSPLKTNLKKALEEVLKSSDIDMMTKHYENNFLKPAVNNYLELQKLKNKEKDYNFIKKVWLILPQYQEPFLLSLMLAIDSLITGFLLTLILVRFKIFIKNFRKKSKKIIFFGYLSINFILEKLIHFLHAVPIAVQGLIVYKIFIKTGSFNNNVVLRSVYAAFTVISLITMANLTNIMMRNIELINQGQIEAAASLGMNSKQIFRYIIFEQALKTTYPYILQQFIINIKDTALFSIIGLTTLIWKAEQDMSINFDIITPFFIVSVIYLILVGITKYIIKQNSIKNKI is encoded by the coding sequence ATGCATAATCATAATATGTATTATGAAAAAGGACACTATATTAGTGGTTGTGACATTCTTTTGTCAAAAGATCTAGCTCAAAAATTAGGAAAAAAATTAGTAGTTAAACATTTTGATTCTCTTTCAGGGATGAGTGATGCTTTGAATGAAGGACAAATTGATATTATGATAGGTGCGCTAAACTCAACTGAAAAACGCAAAGAGAATTATGACGCTTTAGAATTTGCTAAAGTCAAAGTGAGTGCCTTAATACAAGATGATATGTTTTTAAACGTGGGTGATGAAAGTAAGTTAAATGATTTACAGTTAAACCCAAATCATACCAAAGTTCAAAAAATTCCAAATTATAAACCCATAATTTCTTCTTTAAAAAATTCTTATTATCATAATAGTGAAACATTAAAATCACCTGATTATGAAACTAAATTCAATTCTCCTGATGAATTATTTCGTGATACTCTTGCAAAATTATATGATTCTTTTAACGATAAAGCAATTGATGTTTGTGTTATAGATCAAATTGCTGCCATGATATTACCATATAAACATATCCTTCTAAAGGATAAAAATTTACAACAACCAAATTATGCTATTTTTACAAAAAAAGATTCTCCTTTGAAAACAAATTTAAAAAAAGCATTAGAGGAAGTCTTGAAATCATCTGACATTGACATGATGACAAAACATTATGAAAATAATTTTTTAAAACCAGCTGTAAATAATTATCTTGAACTTCAAAAACTAAAAAATAAAGAAAAAGATTACAATTTCATAAAAAAAGTATGGTTAATTTTACCTCAATATCAAGAACCTTTTTTATTATCGTTAATGTTAGCGATTGATAGCTTAATTACGGGTTTTTTACTTACTTTAATTTTAGTAAGATTTAAAATTTTTATCAAAAACTTTAGAAAAAAAAGTAAAAAAATAATTTTTTTTGGATATTTAAGTATAAATTTTATATTAGAAAAATTAATTCATTTTTTACATGCAGTTCCAATCGCTGTTCAAGGTTTAATAGTTTATAAAATTTTTATTAAAACAGGTAGTTTTAACAATAACGTTGTGTTAAGATCTGTATATGCTGCTTTTACTGTAATTTCATTAATTACTATGGCGAATTTAACTAACATTATGATGCGTAATATTGAATTAATAAATCAAGGTCAAATTGAAGCAGCAGCTTCTTTAGGAATGAATTCAAAACAAATTTTTCGTTATATTATTTTTGAACAAGCTTTAAAAACAACTTATCCTTATATTTTGCAACAATTTATTATTAACATTAAAGATACTGCTCTATTTTCCATTATTGGTTTAACTACACTTATATGGAAAGCAGAACAAGATATGTCTATTAATTTTGATATTATAACTCCTTTCTTTATTGTAAGTGTTATTTATTTAATTTTAGTTGGTATTACTAAATATATAATTAAACAAAATAGCATAAAAAATAAAATTTAA
- a CDS encoding cation-translocating P-type ATPase produces MDKKEKLLQISRLNKDDALKHLNTTFKGLTNEQVLEKQKTHGKNIIKQSKSFHFWKQFIQQFTSIMAILLWIAAVLAFFLEHNPIGIAIILVIIVNGLFSFSQEYKADKMLSSLGKMIPKKVQVYREQKIEMMDVTELTIGDVIFLETGSQVPVDARIIEANSFFVDNSMLSGETIPLNRTESPNTNNNCSITEIPNLIYAGTIVTQGSCFAVVYAIGNDTQIGEVSHLSQTIDKGKSILDQEMHHIVKKVSIIASCAASIAFIISFCKNGFSSTSFKNALICAVGMLVANIPEGLLPTVNLSLAVGSQRMAKQKALVKKISSLETLSSTTVICTDKTGTLTQNQLTVRKIMTPDGLIKLDGSGYNDQIKFKIPQDNLIAQKGIEKFLIAAVLCSEAKLIPNQKNPHQFELIGNPTEGALLIAAKKYGYNLEDIRNNIKVLKLNPFTSERKKMSVLVKNNHQTSYDTNSEYLFIKGAPNIVLEQCQMQYKNKKVSTFDDHEKVSFLKQNDHFASQGFRVLALAYKKIEKNNPLEEDMVFLGFAVNYDPPREEVKEAVSNLIQAGLKITIITGDYGLTAAAIGKQIGIIKDDFIGLDGFNLDQMTDKDLQDILKSEKPVIFSRTTPKHKLKIVQAYRANGEIVGVTGDGVNDILALKAAHIGIAMGKSGTDVARNAADMILLDDNFATISKAVLEGRCIYANIKKFITYVFASNIPQIFPFIAIAFLGVKEPYLYVLQILAIDLLTDLIPAIALGAEKTDNSLLSQKPRSTKDHLMDGKVLRRSYGFLGIVEGLISLGLFYFIYEPTQNNFILASTMAFGAVIFTQVGNAFACRSDKFYFWQTLKKPNKSLYCGILIEIVFFILITKVNYLSDIFHTKDIELKHYLWLLLCPLVLLLFDTLWKKTFNFEPKDIIKH; encoded by the coding sequence ATGGACAAAAAAGAAAAACTTTTGCAAATAAGTCGCCTTAATAAAGATGATGCCTTAAAACATTTAAATACTACTTTCAAAGGACTTACAAATGAACAAGTTTTAGAAAAACAAAAAACCCACGGTAAAAACATTATTAAACAAAGCAAATCTTTTCATTTTTGGAAACAATTTATTCAACAATTTACTTCTATTATGGCGATTTTATTATGGATTGCTGCTGTTTTAGCTTTTTTTCTTGAACACAACCCAATAGGAATAGCGATTATTTTAGTGATTATCGTTAATGGTTTGTTTTCTTTTTCACAAGAATATAAAGCTGATAAAATGTTATCTTCTTTGGGAAAAATGATCCCTAAAAAAGTACAAGTTTATCGGGAACAAAAAATAGAGATGATGGATGTAACAGAATTAACTATTGGTGATGTTATCTTTTTAGAAACAGGAAGTCAAGTACCAGTTGATGCTCGCATCATTGAAGCTAATAGTTTTTTTGTTGATAATTCAATGTTATCAGGAGAAACCATTCCTTTAAATCGTACCGAATCACCAAACACTAATAATAATTGTTCGATTACAGAAATTCCTAATTTAATTTACGCAGGAACAATAGTAACTCAAGGTAGTTGTTTTGCTGTTGTTTATGCTATCGGTAACGATACACAAATTGGTGAAGTATCTCATTTATCTCAAACTATTGATAAAGGTAAAAGTATTTTAGATCAAGAAATGCATCATATCGTTAAAAAAGTAAGCATTATAGCTTCCTGTGCTGCTTCAATTGCTTTTATTATTTCTTTTTGTAAAAATGGATTTTCATCAACATCTTTTAAAAATGCTCTTATTTGTGCTGTTGGGATGTTGGTTGCTAACATTCCCGAAGGACTTTTGCCAACAGTTAACTTAAGTTTGGCGGTTGGTTCACAAAGAATGGCTAAACAAAAAGCTTTAGTTAAAAAAATATCTTCTTTAGAAACCTTAAGTTCTACTACTGTTATTTGCACCGATAAAACAGGGACTTTAACCCAAAATCAATTAACAGTAAGAAAAATTATGACACCAGATGGTTTAATTAAACTTGATGGTTCAGGTTATAATGATCAAATTAAGTTTAAAATTCCCCAAGATAACCTCATCGCTCAAAAAGGAATTGAAAAATTTTTAATTGCTGCTGTTTTGTGTTCTGAAGCGAAATTAATTCCTAACCAAAAAAATCCTCACCAATTCGAATTAATTGGTAATCCGACTGAAGGTGCTTTACTAATTGCTGCTAAAAAATATGGTTACAATTTGGAGGATATCAGAAATAATATAAAAGTTTTAAAATTAAATCCTTTTACTTCTGAACGCAAAAAAATGAGTGTTTTAGTAAAAAATAACCATCAAACATCATATGACACCAATTCAGAATATTTATTCATTAAAGGTGCTCCAAATATTGTTTTAGAACAATGTCAAATGCAATACAAAAATAAAAAAGTTAGTACTTTCGATGACCATGAAAAAGTATCTTTTTTAAAACAAAATGATCATTTTGCTAGCCAAGGATTTCGTGTATTAGCCCTTGCTTACAAAAAAATTGAAAAAAATAATCCTTTAGAAGAAGATATGGTTTTTTTAGGTTTTGCTGTCAATTATGATCCCCCAAGAGAAGAAGTGAAAGAAGCTGTTAGTAATTTAATTCAAGCAGGACTCAAAATTACAATTATTACAGGTGATTATGGTTTAACTGCTGCTGCTATCGGCAAGCAAATAGGAATTATCAAAGATGATTTTATTGGTTTAGATGGTTTTAATTTAGACCAAATGACTGATAAAGATTTGCAAGATATTTTAAAATCAGAAAAACCTGTTATATTTTCGCGTACAACCCCAAAACATAAACTAAAAATCGTGCAGGCTTATCGTGCAAATGGTGAAATAGTTGGAGTTACTGGCGATGGAGTCAACGATATTTTAGCTTTAAAAGCAGCTCATATTGGAATTGCTATGGGTAAATCAGGAACTGATGTTGCCCGTAATGCTGCTGATATGATTTTATTAGATGATAATTTTGCCACCATTTCCAAAGCGGTTTTAGAAGGGCGTTGTATTTATGCAAACATCAAAAAATTTATAACTTATGTTTTTGCTTCTAACATTCCACAAATTTTCCCTTTTATTGCCATTGCTTTTTTAGGAGTAAAAGAACCTTATTTATACGTTTTACAAATTTTAGCAATTGATCTTTTAACTGATTTAATCCCCGCTATTGCACTAGGCGCCGAAAAAACAGATAATAGTTTATTGTCTCAAAAACCGCGCAGCACTAAGGACCATTTAATGGATGGCAAAGTCTTAAGAAGAAGTTATGGTTTTTTAGGGATTGTTGAAGGTCTGATTTCGTTAGGGTTGTTTTACTTTATTTACGAACCAACTCAAAACAACTTCATATTAGCTTCGACAATGGCTTTTGGAGCAGTTATTTTTACTCAAGTAGGAAACGCTTTTGCTTGTCGTTCTGATAAGTTTTATTTTTGGCAAACTTTAAAAAAACCGAATAAAAGTTTATACTGCGGCATTTTAATTGAAATTGTATTCTTTATTTTAATTACAAAAGTTAATTATTTAAGTGATATTTTTCACACTAAAGATATTGAATTAAAGCATTATTTATGGTTATTATTATGTCCTTTGGTCCTTTTATTATTTGACACTCTTTGGAAAAAAACTTTTAATTTTGAACCAAAAGATATAATAAAACACTAA
- a CDS encoding AAA family ATPase, which produces MKWEPQRFDDEPKPQPPKKPLPYFPYFPPKKPDYLSIIARVLSIIVNILVIIFILMLINGAQDLQQSLGKKEEKDLNWAADKQYKPNTRFIKSIDDFIGYEEVKNQLKEYIDVVNGLTQQNLNPDLPGGILLHGPPGTGKTFLAKCLADSVVQKAPFFITTGSDFVEKYVGVGASRVRSLFKTAKKTAINANQKYFFIFIDEIDALGGIRSNDDNKNQEQNQTLNALLAEIDGFISSDQTPQPIIIGATNRIDILDSALIREGRLGKHILLNLPDLKTTELLLKKKIPNINSNSNDIAKVIHGAKFSPAQIIALAKEVKKNIKNSNNSINIENIIYDAMDFILMGAKTSSSRTDEETKRIITHELGHAILAKTLGFEVHRVTIEARGKAGGYTIFFPKNSTKLPTKMDLIKQIIVALGGRAAEEIIFENDKISVGCGNDLGKAYIMAKEMVITYGMSLNDDMSGINPLNKTIPNENQIKKIEGIIQESYKIAKKILEGKKNDFIQKEEDNNSLYSKIKENKTLNKDDFSIITQQEQQIKIDNGNLNLY; this is translated from the coding sequence ATGAAATGGGAACCCCAAAGATTTGATGATGAACCAAAACCGCAACCACCAAAAAAACCATTACCCTATTTTCCATATTTTCCACCAAAAAAACCCGATTATTTATCAATTATAGCTCGTGTTTTAAGTATTATTGTTAATATTTTGGTGATTATCTTTATTTTAATGTTAATCAATGGCGCTCAAGATTTACAGCAATCTTTAGGAAAAAAAGAAGAAAAAGACTTAAATTGGGCCGCTGATAAACAATATAAACCTAACACAAGATTTATTAAATCAATTGATGATTTTATTGGTTATGAAGAAGTGAAAAATCAACTTAAAGAATATATCGATGTAGTTAATGGTTTAACACAACAAAACCTAAATCCAGATTTACCAGGGGGGATTTTATTACATGGACCTCCAGGAACTGGAAAAACTTTTTTAGCCAAGTGTTTAGCTGATTCTGTTGTCCAAAAGGCTCCTTTTTTTATCACTACTGGTTCTGATTTTGTTGAAAAATATGTTGGAGTTGGCGCTTCAAGAGTTAGATCATTATTTAAAACCGCTAAAAAAACTGCTATCAATGCCAATCAAAAGTATTTTTTTATTTTTATCGATGAAATTGATGCTTTAGGTGGTATAAGATCGAACGACGATAATAAAAATCAAGAACAAAACCAAACTTTAAACGCTTTATTAGCTGAAATAGATGGTTTTATTTCTTCCGATCAAACTCCTCAACCCATCATTATTGGTGCTACTAATAGAATTGATATTTTAGATTCTGCTTTAATAAGAGAAGGACGCTTAGGAAAACATATTTTATTAAATTTACCTGATTTGAAAACAACAGAACTTCTACTCAAAAAAAAAATTCCAAATATTAATTCAAACTCTAATGATATTGCCAAAGTGATTCATGGTGCTAAATTTTCCCCTGCTCAAATTATAGCTTTAGCTAAAGAAGTTAAAAAAAACATCAAAAATTCAAATAATTCAATTAATATAGAAAATATTATTTACGATGCTATGGATTTTATTTTGATGGGGGCTAAAACATCATCATCAAGAACAGATGAGGAAACAAAAAGAATTATTACACATGAATTAGGACATGCTATTTTGGCCAAAACTTTAGGTTTTGAAGTTCATCGTGTTACTATTGAAGCGAGAGGCAAAGCTGGCGGTTATACTATTTTTTTTCCTAAAAATAGCACCAAATTACCTACTAAAATGGATTTAATCAAACAAATTATAGTTGCTTTAGGAGGAAGGGCTGCTGAAGAAATAATATTTGAGAATGATAAAATTAGTGTAGGTTGTGGTAATGATTTGGGGAAAGCTTATATTATGGCTAAAGAAATGGTTATTACTTATGGCATGTCTTTAAATGATGATATGTCGGGGATTAACCCTTTAAACAAAACTATACCTAATGAAAACCAAATTAAGAAAATTGAAGGAATTATTCAAGAATCATATAAAATAGCTAAAAAAATATTAGAAGGCAAAAAAAATGATTTTATTCAAAAAGAAGAAGATAATAATTCTTTATATAGCAAAATTAAAGAAAACAAAACTTTAAACAAAGATGATTTTTCAATAATTACCCAACAAGAACAACAAATAAAAATAGACAACGGAAATTTGAATTTATATTAA
- a CDS encoding ABC transporter permease gives MKKKDFYTCKDNQKLYLFLILPYYILLIGLIFLPMSFIFFDSFRDNNAHHALFSQSLTFDYHKEFLTNLFFLYVLLRSIAISIIVTFLLLIIVYPLAYMISRLNFVLQTFLVILINGTMWINMIIKTQALVQILQLVQKSLLETNFAMILGLIYLFLPFMFLPIYTAIIKINPQQIQAAKDLGANEWQVFQKIIWPLSLPGVIASVSLVFLQAVTNIIAPRYLGPTTQITIAELIENKTLLSGEIKQACAIAIYLSLVMFLLFYFFKKISLKGGYNETSF, from the coding sequence ATGAAAAAAAAAGATTTTTACACTTGTAAAGATAATCAAAAACTATATCTTTTTTTAATTCTACCTTATTATATTCTCTTAATAGGGTTAATTTTTTTACCAATGAGTTTTATTTTTTTTGATTCTTTTCGTGATAATAATGCCCATCATGCTCTTTTTTCTCAGTCTTTAACTTTTGATTATCATAAAGAGTTTTTAACCAATCTTTTTTTTTTGTATGTTTTATTAAGATCAATTGCTATTTCTATTATTGTCACTTTTTTGCTTTTAATTATTGTTTATCCTTTAGCTTATATGATATCACGTTTAAATTTCGTTTTACAAACCTTTTTAGTCATTTTAATTAATGGGACGATGTGGATTAATATGATCATTAAAACTCAAGCTTTAGTCCAAATCTTACAATTAGTACAAAAATCTTTATTAGAAACTAATTTTGCAATGATTTTAGGGTTGATTTATTTATTTTTACCTTTTATGTTTTTACCAATTTACACTGCTATTATCAAAATAAATCCTCAACAAATACAAGCCGCTAAAGATTTAGGAGCAAATGAATGGCAAGTATTTCAAAAAATAATTTGGCCTTTATCTTTGCCTGGAGTAATCGCTAGTGTTTCTTTAGTTTTTTTGCAAGCAGTTACAAACATTATAGCACCGCGTTATTTAGGACCAACCACTCAAATAACTATTGCTGAATTAATCGAAAATAAAACTTTATTAAGTGGTGAAATTAAACAAGCTTGTGCAATTGCCATTTATTTATCTTTAGTTATGTTTTTACTTTTTTATTTTTTTAAAAAAATAAGTTTAAAAGGAGGTTACAATGAAACTTCATTTTAA
- a CDS encoding extracellular solute-binding protein, giving the protein MILIVIFTGNVQAAKNQETSKQVLTLFNWGEFLDPQTIIDFEKETQIEVKQVFFSSNELAVTKIKSHFQYDLAILSEYAIDQLIQANLLENIEKNKLKTTDKYYNIYNDEYNNLTRTQNFDDYAVPYFWGKVVLVYNKKKVQEKEIKKQGFDILKKSGLRVALCNNSRDGLMLGLKAQSLSINKMTQTNLEKAKKWLLDLKNEKPDLAFINDQLIDRMSQKGREYYDVVVAYSGDANFLIEKNDNLDVISPEKGTNVWVDALIMPKGSQKNLAYQFINFLRNKDNYNKNLLYVKYDSPYENATNKIKIKDKDEVYQYDKDHQKLINTYWNDVIAYPNKKDYWLFIFSGLILISVIIIYFVNGGKRFS; this is encoded by the coding sequence ATGATTTTAATTGTTATTTTTACTGGTAATGTGCAAGCAGCAAAAAACCAAGAAACATCAAAACAAGTATTGACTTTATTTAATTGGGGCGAATTTTTAGATCCTCAAACAATTATTGATTTTGAAAAAGAAACTCAAATTGAAGTTAAACAAGTTTTTTTCTCCTCTAATGAGCTAGCGGTTACTAAAATTAAAAGTCATTTTCAATATGATTTAGCTATTTTAAGTGAATACGCGATTGATCAATTAATCCAAGCTAACTTATTAGAAAACATAGAAAAAAATAAGTTAAAGACCACAGACAAATATTATAATATATATAATGATGAATATAATAATTTAACTAGAACTCAAAATTTTGATGATTATGCAGTTCCTTATTTTTGGGGAAAAGTAGTTCTTGTTTATAACAAAAAGAAAGTACAAGAAAAAGAAATAAAAAAACAAGGTTTTGATATTTTAAAAAAATCCGGTTTAAGAGTTGCTTTATGTAATAATTCGCGTGATGGCTTGATGTTGGGTTTAAAAGCACAAAGTTTATCAATTAATAAAATGACACAAACAAACTTAGAAAAAGCAAAAAAATGGCTCTTAGACCTTAAAAACGAAAAACCGGACTTGGCTTTTATTAACGATCAACTAATTGATCGGATGTCGCAAAAAGGTCGGGAATATTATGATGTTGTTGTGGCTTATTCTGGAGATGCTAATTTTTTAATAGAAAAAAATGACAATTTAGACGTTATATCCCCTGAAAAAGGAACTAATGTTTGGGTTGATGCTTTAATAATGCCTAAAGGAAGTCAAAAAAATTTAGCTTATCAATTTATTAATTTCTTAAGAAACAAAGATAATTACAATAAAAACTTATTATATGTTAAATATGATTCACCTTATGAAAATGCAACAAATAAAATTAAAATTAAAGACAAAGATGAAGTTTATCAATATGACAAAGATCATCAAAAATTAATTAATACTTACTGGAATGATGTTATTGCTTATCCAAATAAAAAAGATTATTGGCTTTTTATTTTTAGTGGATTGATTTTGATAAGTGTTATAATTATTTATTTTGTTAATGGCGGCAAAAGATTTTCATGA
- a CDS encoding AAA family ATPase: MTRYLGIFGAHALCMKPQILLLDEPTSALDPDSTQEVLKTLQKLSNNKKITLVIITHEMRFAKKISNTICFLEKGKIVEKGEPQEIFETNKYPKSKAFFEEF; the protein is encoded by the coding sequence ATAACACGATATTTAGGCATCTTTGGCGCCCACGCTTTATGTATGAAACCGCAAATTCTTTTGTTAGATGAACCAACTTCAGCATTAGATCCTGATTCTACCCAAGAAGTCTTAAAAACTTTACAAAAATTATCTAACAATAAAAAAATAACTTTGGTAATTATAACACATGAAATGCGTTTTGCCAAAAAAATTTCTAATACAATTTGTTTTTTAGAAAAAGGGAAAATAGTGGAAAAAGGGGAACCTCAAGAAATTTTTGAAACCAATAAATATCCCAAATCAAAAGCTTTTTTTGAAGAATTTTAA